A genome region from Paenibacillus pabuli includes the following:
- the ypeB gene encoding germination protein YpeB, giving the protein MYKRLSSVMFPIFAVLLIGALVWGYQENQEKNAILIKAENQYQRAFHDLSFHMDKLHSEIGNTLAVNSTSQGMHRKGLMNVWRLTSEAQNEINQLPLTMLPFNETEEFLSRISNFAYQASMRDLTNEPLSEKEVGNLKRLYQNSSEITKNLQEVQQKVLSDRLRWMDAETAMATEEETMDNTIVDGFRTVNKKVQEYPELDWGPSVSSIYAKRSVKKLDGIPVSKEQIQSKAAEFSNADSNKIQVQENGKGTDWESYTATINQGKESKLMMDFTRNGGMLISYSDTRPIGAKKVSRSDAMAKADQFLVNKGYKDMKAVNYDEYGNLANLTYVRKQGDTLIYPEKMSVRVGLDTGEVTGFQASDYVYEHQKQRKIPKAALTEAQARKKLNPEFEENYARKSLIENDYSKEVLCYEFGGRINGTKYRIYINADTGLEEAVEEIKPVNATS; this is encoded by the coding sequence ATGTATAAACGTTTAAGTTCAGTCATGTTTCCGATATTTGCAGTACTGCTGATCGGTGCCCTTGTTTGGGGATACCAGGAGAACCAGGAGAAAAATGCGATCTTGATCAAAGCGGAGAATCAATATCAGCGTGCGTTTCATGATTTGTCCTTCCATATGGACAAGCTGCATTCCGAAATCGGCAATACACTGGCGGTGAACTCCACTTCCCAAGGGATGCACCGCAAAGGTCTGATGAATGTGTGGCGGCTTACCAGCGAGGCGCAAAATGAAATTAACCAATTGCCACTGACGATGCTGCCTTTTAACGAGACGGAGGAATTTCTTTCTCGAATCTCAAACTTTGCTTATCAGGCATCCATGCGTGATCTAACCAATGAACCACTAAGTGAGAAGGAAGTGGGCAACCTGAAAAGGCTGTACCAGAATTCCTCCGAGATCACTAAAAACCTGCAGGAAGTCCAGCAAAAAGTACTTTCTGACCGCTTGCGCTGGATGGATGCCGAAACGGCTATGGCGACTGAAGAAGAAACGATGGATAACACCATTGTCGATGGATTTCGCACGGTAAACAAAAAAGTACAGGAGTATCCTGAACTTGACTGGGGGCCTTCGGTATCCAGCATTTATGCAAAGCGTTCAGTCAAGAAGCTGGATGGCATTCCGGTGTCGAAAGAACAAATTCAAAGCAAAGCTGCCGAATTCTCGAATGCGGACAGCAATAAAATCCAGGTTCAGGAGAATGGTAAAGGTACAGATTGGGAGTCCTATACCGCTACGATCAATCAAGGCAAAGAAAGCAAATTGATGATGGACTTCACCCGCAATGGGGGCATGCTGATTTCCTACAGTGATACTAGACCGATCGGGGCGAAAAAGGTATCGCGTTCCGATGCCATGGCCAAAGCGGATCAATTTCTCGTCAATAAAGGCTACAAAGACATGAAAGCAGTAAACTACGATGAGTACGGTAACTTAGCAAATTTAACGTATGTTCGCAAACAAGGGGACACTCTGATCTATCCGGAGAAAATGTCTGTACGTGTTGGTCTGGATACCGGAGAGGTTACAGGCTTTCAGGCAAGTGATTATGTCTATGAGCATCAGAAACAACGGAAGATTCCGAAAGCGGCTCTTACCGAAGCACAGGCTCGCAAAAAGCTTAATCCTGAATTTGAGGAGAATTACGCACGTAAATCATTGATTGAGAATGATTACAGCAAGGAAGTATTGTGTTATGAATTCGGTGGACGTATCAACGGTACGAAATACCGAATTTATATCAACGCCGATACAGGGCTTGA